In one Paramormyrops kingsleyae isolate MSU_618 chromosome 18, PKINGS_0.4, whole genome shotgun sequence genomic region, the following are encoded:
- the LOC111837043 gene encoding nck-associated protein 5-like isoform X2: MMSDETKMCDESFGSEEGDAEPFLEEGENTRELLGRLRELEAENSALALANESQREAYERCLDEVANHVVQALLNQKDLREECIKLKVRVFDLERQNRALSELLNQKLHSELSPHQQASSGPQLEPGPDPLLAGTNRQPESQHETATKSDGEHTRGNTPGAQGLAVSMEALSPFFKKKAHILEVLRRLEETDPLKFHPGGGLPSCCHFTPALVPAGATITSHLCLDTNASAVMNGEGHGTPHESCQSCLMLSQRNVDVGAKVHQVRGTSQPRAEEQLDGQGDSGSQATDPPSGSTTKPCMHSTPAEESGLPTDPSHTVSTDAYLYSIIKDAAQKHPSSETPEGGEPSEERYCDKHSGVALSMPCTSQANELDSLPLKHIGAVAIQSLATGQIAEGYCFKLASEVAKVKNYLYTSTSYQPVPGVIDHQARVQICNRLHLASNEDPSLRNLAVADCGPVPDNSTVQQPSPGKVSVALGPTSISCLSEAKASPISSPSRLLRFLKIPSMGERAQVASPLRLSPQLTRSSKIPCRNNTYEIYHSAVVSRQATSTERETQSSSSKTNTYPATHSAPASPPKDACLSVAKNYVFNSHSAPKASCSAKLKPAQRNIQKQPHYENVSGHSAAGVPQHLERMNISHFPPYPGHSDAPDTQPSSSTELSSGLQSSSRDTYAESALWYQAQSHHSLPNSLVFQKAQSGCVFSGVREKTPDRYAPRGPDVIRASDSPKRGDSPSVSKKQMVAKSEGDSCHLLFKERLAALGKLRSTDDLPVNPRAVDRRHARCSAGKVSGASINEKSRTAERQGDRTPSEHKHTKYTGSLDGKSYPKANLSSYALKSPGTCLPCEPGAKSLPLGSVAAKTEIEMSSSRVHATKLKGGMPSSSTEPPHVLRNYVKCVPSHSTRTTPSPQSSPAKVSSKSPSRPGQASSYPRGSKPAHDDRGSSQKQASRPEDRGKLTGSKKRSAVYAEGHPASPARQYVPGPRSAIEQKVMKGIEENMLKLQEQDRGQGAEAKQKASNGIASWFGLRKSKLPALSRKPDTSKPKEGKLSASSMGKDPKAATKKKLEVESLNISKLMEKAEDLRRALEEERALMNGVALDRPGRGHSCEVVMDQAQGQLSVMYRGVTSDNFMQQLLNRVDERDTSHFGLAHRRLSFDSKKSRPLFIHHRSGGIPHTKSNEDMEKGSGMVRKGEITSEESLAESVTSQHFAGSAASTHTLDSGIGTFPLPDYTGSALGIPRVKPHQERDTPRPGTKASRRTRTLELSALEEAPPRDAEQNRETLYAAALEEKATAAPLSCTITGDDSTDDAFGAQVASLPSKNWTFPSVKAPAGQAEVYLGVGEEVQLASHGSPFRQV, from the exons ATGATGTCTGACGAGACCAAAATGTGTGATGAATCCTTTGGGTCAGAAGAGGGCGACGCTGAGCCATTTCTGGAGGAGGGGGAGAACACCAGGGAGCTGCTGGGGAGGCTCAGGGAGCTGGAG gcagaGAACTCCGCTCTCGCTCTCGCCAATGAGAGTCAGAGGGAGGCATATGAACGCTGTCTGGATGAG GTGGCCAATCACGTGGTTCAAGCTCTGCTCAACCAAAAG GACTTACGGGAGGAGTGTATCAAGCTGAAGGTGAGGGTGTTCGACCTGGAGAGGCAGAACCGGGCCCTGAGTGAACTTCTGAACCAGAAGCTCCACAGTGAGCTCAGCCCCCACCAGCAG GCATCTTCTGGACCTCAGCTGGAGCCTGGTCCTGATCCACTCCTCGCTGGTACTAACAGGCAGCCAGAATCTCAACATGAAACAGCAACCAAG AGTGATGGGGAACACACGAGGGGAAATACCCCAGGTGCTCAGGGACTCGCTGTGTCCATGGAGGCTCTGTCCCCTTTCTTCAAGAAGAAAGCCCACATCCTGGAAGTGCTGCGTCGGCTGGAGGAGACCGACCCTCTGAAATTCCACCCAGGCGGGGGTCTCCCATCCTGCTGCCATTTCACACCGGCTTTGGTACCAGCCGGGGCCACAATCACGTCACACTTGTGTCTGGACACCAATGCGTCAGCTGTGATGAATGGCGAAGGCCATGGGACTCCACACGAGAGCTGCCAGTCCTGCTTGATGCTCTCCCAGAGGAATGTGGACGTGGGCGCTAAGGTCCACCAAGTTAGAGGCACTTCACAACCCAGAGCAGAGGAGCAACTTGATGGCCAAGGGGACTCAGGTTCCCAAGCCACTGACCCTCCTTCTGGCAGCACAACCAAACCATGCATGCACAGCACACCTGCGGAGGAATCCGGGTTACCCACGGACCCCTCACACACCGTCAGTACCGATGCTTACCTCTATTCCATTATTAAAGACGCTGCTCAGAAACATCCTTCCAGTGAAACACCAGAGGGAGGGGAGCCCAGTGAAGAGAGATACTGTGACAAGCACTCGGGTGTAGCGCTAAGCATGCCGTGTACATCACAAGCCAATGAACTGGACTCCCTGCCCCTGAAGCACATAGGCGCAGTAGCCATCCAAAGCTTGGCTACAGGACAGATCGCGGAAGGGTACTGCTTCAAACTGGCCAGTGAAGTAGCAAAGGTGAAGAACTACTTGTACACCTCTACCTCATACCAGCCAGTCCCTGGTGTGATAGACCACCAGGCCAGGGTGCAAATCTGCAATAGACTGCACCTCGCATCCAATGAGGACCCAAGTCTTAGAAATCTGGCGGTGGCTGATTGTGGCCCCGTCCCTGACAACAGCACAGTGCAGCAACCATCCCCTGGGAAGGTAAGCGTTGCACTCGGGCCCACGTCCATTTCATGCCTTAGCGAGGCTAAGGCCTCCCCGATCTCCTCCCCCTCCAGGCTGCTCAGGTTCCTAAAAATCCCTTCAATGGGAGAGCGGGCGCAAGTGGCGAGTCCCCTACGACTGAGCCCCCAGCTCACCCGCAGCTCCAAAATACCCTGCCGGAACAACACCTATGAGATTTACCACTCTGCAGTTGTGTCCCGGCAAGCTACCAGCACAGAAAGGGAAACACAGTCGTCTTCCTCAAAGACTAATACGTACCCCGCTACGCATTCTGCACCCGCTTCCCCTCCCAAGGatgcctgtttgtctgtggCTAAGAATTATGTTTTTAACAGTCACTCTGCACCAAAAGCCAGCTGCAGTGCCAAGCTGAAACCAGCACAGAGGAACATCCAGAAGCAGCCCCACTACGAGAATGTATCCGGCCATTCAGCTGCAGGAGTACCGCAGCACCTTGAAAGGATGAACATTTCTCACTTTCCTCCCTACCCTGGCCACTCGGATGCTCCAGACACACAGCCGAGCTCCAGCACAGAATTGTCCTCGGGCCTCCAGTCATCAAGCCGCGACACTTATGCAGAAAGTGCGCTCTGGTACCAGGCACAGAGCCACCACAGTCTGCCCAACTCCTTGGTTTTTCAGAAAGCCCAGAGTGGATGCGTTTTCTCCGGTGTGAGGGAGAAAACACCAGACAGATATGCTCCACGGGGCCCCGATGTCATCCGGGCTAGTGATAGCCCTAAGAGAGGTGATAGCCCTTCCGTTTCAAAGAAGCAAATGGTAGCGAAATCCGAGGGAGATTCCTGCCATCTGCTATTCAAGGAGCGCTTAGCCGCACTCGGCAAGCTAAGGAGCACTGACGACTTACCGGTGAATCCACGGGCGGTGGACAGGAGGCATGCCCGGTGCAGCGCCGGCAAAGTCTCTGGGGCGAGCATTAACGAGAAAAGCAGGACGGCTGAAAGGCAGGGCGACCGCACTCCGTCGGAACACAAGCACACCAAGTACACAGGTTCCCTAGATGGAAAGTCTTACCCTAAAGCCAATCTCAGTAGCTATGCTTTGAAGTCCCCAGGCACCTGCCTGCCTTGTGAACCAGGAGCCAAGTCACTGCCATTGGGCTCTGTAGCTGCCAAGACTGAGATTGAGATGTCCTCCTCCAGAGTTCATGCAACTAAGCTCAAGGGTGGCATGCCGTCATCCAGCACAGAACCCCCTCACGTTCTACGCAACTATGTGAAGTGCGTACCTTCCCACAGTACCAGAACTACTCCTAGCCCTCAGAGCAGCCCAGCAAAGGTCTCATCAAAGTCCCCCTCCAGACCTGGCCAGGCTTCCTCCTATCCCCGAGGGAGCAAGCCTGCTCATGATGATCGTGGCTCTTCACAAAAGCAGGCATCACGGCCAGAAGACAGAGGCAAGCTAACCGGTAGTAAGAAAAGGAGTGCCGTCTACGCTGAAGGCCACCCGGCCTCACCTGCAAGGCAGTATGTTCCTGGGCCTCGATCTGCCATCGAGCAGAAAGTCATGAAGGGGATTGAGGAGAACATGCTGAAGTTGCAGGAGCAGGACCGAGGGCAGGGCGCCGAGGCCAAGCAGAAGGCCTCCAACGGCATTGCCAGCTGGTTCGGCCTGAGGAAGAGCAAGCTGCCGGCACTCAGCCGCAAACCCGACACATCCAAACCCAAGGAGGGGAAGCTCAGTGCGTCCTCCATGGGAAAGGATCCCAAAGCAGCCACCAAGAAGAAGCTGGAGGTGGAGAGCCTGAATATCTCCAAGCTGATGGAGAAGGCAGAGGACCTGCGGCGGGCCCTGGAGGAGGAGCGCGCTCTCATGAACGGGGTGGCCCTGGACCGTccagggagggggcactctTGTGAGGTAGTGATGGACCAGGCTCAGGGGCAGCTATCAGTCATGTATAGGGGGGTGACTTCTGACAACTTCATGCAGCAGTTGCTGAACAG GGTGGACGAGCGGGACACAAGCCACTTTGGTCTGGCACACCGGCGCCTCTCTTTTGACTCCAAGAAGTCCAGACCCCTTTTTATCCACCACAGAAGTGGCGGCATTCCTCACACCAAGAGTAATGAAGACATGGAGAAG GGCTCGGGCATGGTGAGAAAGGGTGAAATTACATCAGAGGAGAGCCTGGCTGAATCCGTCACCTCCCAGCACTTTGCAG GCTCCGCtgcctccacacacacactggacaGCGGCATCGGCACCTTCCCTCTACCCGACTATACGGGCAGCGCGCTGGGGATCCCGAGGGTGAAGCCCCATCAGGAGCGAGACACGCCGCGGCCAGGGACCAAGGCGTCCCGCCGGACCCGGACCCTGGAGCTGTCGGCTTTGGAGGAGGCTCCCCCGAGGGATGCAGAGCAGAACAGAGAAACGCTCTATGCCGCCGCCCTGGAGGAAAAGGCCACCGCTGCACCCCTGTCCTGCACCATCACAGGAG ATGACAGTACCGATGACGCCTTTGGAGCGCAGGTAGCCTCTTTACCCTCTAAGAACTGGACCTTTCCCAGCGTGAAAGCTCCTGCGGGCCAAGCAGAGGTGTACCTGGGTGTCGGGGAGGAGGTGCAGCTGGCCAGCCATGGGAGTCCCTTCAGACAGGTGTGA
- the kansl2 gene encoding KAT8 regulatory NSL complex subunit 2: MNRIRIHVLPSSRGRVTPASRTQEQQTCSFTQRPCSQPRIEGLEFCIKHVLEDKNAPYRQCSYVSNKNGKRCPNAAPKPEKKDGVTFCAEHAHRNALALQAQMRKACSGPSPELLLSQLSGYSRPESGAQSQDGGRSEASRVLDEDSWSEEDQDPVVLDQTWRGDPDSEADSIDSDHEDPLKHAGVYTAEEVALITREKLIRLQSLYIEQFKRLQYLLKEKRRRYLHSRKVEHETIGSSLLTGPEGLSIKERDNLKKLKALRRYRRRYGVEALLHRQLRERRLAATEGVSMQVHAARSSQRCISFVDGARCPNQCLPMTRHCVSHIYQDSHQVLFKMCPGLKDVPCTRPVHMGQSEEPRCPLHLSLPPPLYQPEPEPLVPEQLAPAPLDMYLSVAELQPTENLPLEFSDDLDVVGDSMQCPPSPLLFDTALALEDQTIREIAEAPMDILTGEEQPELELSERDGESPTAQDVCELPEEGIVLGVPSDVVKGPADAT; encoded by the exons ATGAACCGAATCCGGATCCACGTGTTGCCGTCCAGCAGGGGCCGGGTCACTCCTGCTTCCCGCACCCAGGAACAGCAGACCTGCTCGTTCACTCAGCGGCCCTGCTCACAGCCCCGGATCGAGGGACTGGAGTTCTGCATTAAGCATGTCCTGGAGGACAAGAATGCCCCCTACAGGCAGTGCAGCTATGTCTCCAACAAGAATGGCAAGCGATGCCCCAATGCGGCTCCAAAGCCAGAGAAAAAAGATGG AGTTACGTTCTGCGCCGAACACGCACACAGGAACGCTTTGGCCCTGCAGGCTCAGATGAGGAAGGCGTGCTCTGGCCCTTCTCCCGAGCTCCTGCTGTCCCAGCTGAGTGGCTACAGCCGGCCCGAGTCGGGGGCCCAGAGCCAGGACGGCGGTCGCAGCGAGGCCAGCCGCGTGCTAG ATGAGGATAGCTGGAGCGAGGAGGATCAGGATCCGGTGGTCCTGGACCAGACGTGGAGGGGAGACCCTGACAGCGAGGCCGACAGCATCGATAGTGATCACGAGGACCCTCTGAA GCATGCAGGTGTTTACACGGCAGAGGAGGTCGCCCTGATCACACGTGAGAAGCTCATCCGCCTGCAGTCGCTCTACATCGAGCAGTTTAAACGCCTGCAGTACCTGCTGAAGGAGAAGAGGAGGCGCTATCTCCACAGCCGCAAGGTGGAGCACGAGACCATAG GGAGCAGCCTGCTGACGGGGCCCGAGGGCCTCTCCATAAAGGAGCGCGACAACCTGAAGAAGCTCAAGGCCCTGCGCAGGTATCGCAGGCGCTACGGGGTCGAGGCCCTGCTGCACCGGCAGCTCCGCGAGCGCAGGCTGGCGGCCACTGAGGGAGTCTCCATGCAG GTTCATGCTGCTCGCTCCAGTCAGCGCTGCATTTCCTTCGTGGATGGCGCGCGCTGCCCAAACCAGTGCCTGCCCATGACTCGCCACTGCGTCTCCC ACATCTACCAGGACAGCCACCAGGTGCTCTTCAAGATGTGTCCGGGACTTAAAGACGTGCCGTGCACCCGGCCCGTGCACATGGGCCAGTCCGAGGAGCCACGCTGCCCCCTGCACCTCTCCCTGCCGCCCCCCCTGTACCAGCCTGAGCCGGAGCCCCTGGTGCCCGAGCAGCTGGCCCCCGCCCCCTTGGACATGTACCTGAGCGTTGCTGAACTGCAGCCCACCGAGAACCTGCCCCTGGAGTTCAGTGAT GACCTGGACGTGGTCGGGGACAGTATGCAATGCCCCCCGTCTCCCCTGCTGTTTGACACCGCCCTCGCTCTGGAGGACCAGACCATCCGCGAGATCGCAGAGGCGCCCATGGACATTCTGACGGGTGAGGAGCAGCCTGAGCTGGAGCTCTCAGAGAGAGACGGGGAGAGCCCTACGGCGCAG GATGTTTGCGAGCTCCCTGAAGAGGGCATCGTGCTGGGGGTCCCGTCGGATGTGGTCAAAGGGCCGGCAGACGCCACCTGA
- the LOC111837043 gene encoding nck-associated protein 5-like isoform X1, with protein sequence MMSDETKMCDESFGSEEGDAEPFLEEGENTRELLGRLRELEAENSALALANESQREAYERCLDEVANHVVQALLNQKDLREECIKLKVRVFDLERQNRALSELLNQKLHSELSPHQQASSGPQLEPGPDPLLAGTNRQPESQHETATKSDGEHTRGNTPGAQGLAVSMEALSPFFKKKAHILEVLRRLEETDPLKFHPGGGLPSCCHFTPALVPAGATITSHLCLDTNASAVMNGEGHGTPHESCQSCLMLSQRNVDVGAKVHQVRGTSQPRAEEQLDGQGDSGSQATDPPSGSTTKPCMHSTPAEESGLPTDPSHTVSTDAYLYSIIKDAAQKHPSSETPEGGEPSEERYCDKHSGVALSMPCTSQANELDSLPLKHIGAVAIQSLATGQIAEGYCFKLASEVAKVKNYLYTSTSYQPVPGVIDHQARVQICNRLHLASNEDPSLRNLAVADCGPVPDNSTVQQPSPGKVSVALGPTSISCLSEAKASPISSPSRLLRFLKIPSMGERAQVASPLRLSPQLTRSSKIPCRNNTYEIYHSAVVSRQATSTERETQSSSSKTNTYPATHSAPASPPKDACLSVAKNYVFNSHSAPKASCSAKLKPAQRNIQKQPHYENVSGHSAAGVPQHLERMNISHFPPYPGHSDAPDTQPSSSTELSSGLQSSSRDTYAESALWYQAQSHHSLPNSLVFQKAQSGCVFSGVREKTPDRYAPRGPDVIRASDSPKRGDSPSVSKKQMVAKSEGDSCHLLFKERLAALGKLRSTDDLPVNPRAVDRRHARCSAGKVSGASINEKSRTAERQGDRTPSEHKHTKYTGSLDGKSYPKANLSSYALKSPGTCLPCEPGAKSLPLGSVAAKTEIEMSSSRVHATKLKGGMPSSSTEPPHVLRNYVKCVPSHSTRTTPSPQSSPAKVSSKSPSRPGQASSYPRGSKPAHDDRGSSQKQASRPEDRGKLTGSKKRSAVYAEGHPASPARQYVPGPRSAIEQKVMKGIEENMLKLQEQDRGQGAEAKQKASNGIASWFGLRKSKLPALSRKPDTSKPKEGKLSASSMGKDPKAATKKKLEVESLNISKLMEKAEDLRRALEEERALMNGVALDRPGRGHSCEVVMDQAQGQLSVMYRGVTSDNFMQQLLNRVDERDTSHFGLAHRRLSFDSKKSRPLFIHHRSGGIPHTKSNEDMEKGSGMVRKGEITSEESLAESVTSQHFAGSAASTHTLDSGIGTFPLPDYTGSALGIPRVKPHQERDTPRPGTKASRRTRTLELSALEEAPPRDAEQNRETLYAAALEEKATAAPLSCTITGDDSTDDAFGAQVASLPSKNWTFPSVKAPAGQAEVYLGVGEEVQLASHGSPFRQILKPSGPPAPTEAESQSLSLPPQQAQGRRAKGRAPSSPEVAKEVGLELGNERPDGVTSASQPQVLETPESPSDSLYDSLSSCGSQG encoded by the exons ATGATGTCTGACGAGACCAAAATGTGTGATGAATCCTTTGGGTCAGAAGAGGGCGACGCTGAGCCATTTCTGGAGGAGGGGGAGAACACCAGGGAGCTGCTGGGGAGGCTCAGGGAGCTGGAG gcagaGAACTCCGCTCTCGCTCTCGCCAATGAGAGTCAGAGGGAGGCATATGAACGCTGTCTGGATGAG GTGGCCAATCACGTGGTTCAAGCTCTGCTCAACCAAAAG GACTTACGGGAGGAGTGTATCAAGCTGAAGGTGAGGGTGTTCGACCTGGAGAGGCAGAACCGGGCCCTGAGTGAACTTCTGAACCAGAAGCTCCACAGTGAGCTCAGCCCCCACCAGCAG GCATCTTCTGGACCTCAGCTGGAGCCTGGTCCTGATCCACTCCTCGCTGGTACTAACAGGCAGCCAGAATCTCAACATGAAACAGCAACCAAG AGTGATGGGGAACACACGAGGGGAAATACCCCAGGTGCTCAGGGACTCGCTGTGTCCATGGAGGCTCTGTCCCCTTTCTTCAAGAAGAAAGCCCACATCCTGGAAGTGCTGCGTCGGCTGGAGGAGACCGACCCTCTGAAATTCCACCCAGGCGGGGGTCTCCCATCCTGCTGCCATTTCACACCGGCTTTGGTACCAGCCGGGGCCACAATCACGTCACACTTGTGTCTGGACACCAATGCGTCAGCTGTGATGAATGGCGAAGGCCATGGGACTCCACACGAGAGCTGCCAGTCCTGCTTGATGCTCTCCCAGAGGAATGTGGACGTGGGCGCTAAGGTCCACCAAGTTAGAGGCACTTCACAACCCAGAGCAGAGGAGCAACTTGATGGCCAAGGGGACTCAGGTTCCCAAGCCACTGACCCTCCTTCTGGCAGCACAACCAAACCATGCATGCACAGCACACCTGCGGAGGAATCCGGGTTACCCACGGACCCCTCACACACCGTCAGTACCGATGCTTACCTCTATTCCATTATTAAAGACGCTGCTCAGAAACATCCTTCCAGTGAAACACCAGAGGGAGGGGAGCCCAGTGAAGAGAGATACTGTGACAAGCACTCGGGTGTAGCGCTAAGCATGCCGTGTACATCACAAGCCAATGAACTGGACTCCCTGCCCCTGAAGCACATAGGCGCAGTAGCCATCCAAAGCTTGGCTACAGGACAGATCGCGGAAGGGTACTGCTTCAAACTGGCCAGTGAAGTAGCAAAGGTGAAGAACTACTTGTACACCTCTACCTCATACCAGCCAGTCCCTGGTGTGATAGACCACCAGGCCAGGGTGCAAATCTGCAATAGACTGCACCTCGCATCCAATGAGGACCCAAGTCTTAGAAATCTGGCGGTGGCTGATTGTGGCCCCGTCCCTGACAACAGCACAGTGCAGCAACCATCCCCTGGGAAGGTAAGCGTTGCACTCGGGCCCACGTCCATTTCATGCCTTAGCGAGGCTAAGGCCTCCCCGATCTCCTCCCCCTCCAGGCTGCTCAGGTTCCTAAAAATCCCTTCAATGGGAGAGCGGGCGCAAGTGGCGAGTCCCCTACGACTGAGCCCCCAGCTCACCCGCAGCTCCAAAATACCCTGCCGGAACAACACCTATGAGATTTACCACTCTGCAGTTGTGTCCCGGCAAGCTACCAGCACAGAAAGGGAAACACAGTCGTCTTCCTCAAAGACTAATACGTACCCCGCTACGCATTCTGCACCCGCTTCCCCTCCCAAGGatgcctgtttgtctgtggCTAAGAATTATGTTTTTAACAGTCACTCTGCACCAAAAGCCAGCTGCAGTGCCAAGCTGAAACCAGCACAGAGGAACATCCAGAAGCAGCCCCACTACGAGAATGTATCCGGCCATTCAGCTGCAGGAGTACCGCAGCACCTTGAAAGGATGAACATTTCTCACTTTCCTCCCTACCCTGGCCACTCGGATGCTCCAGACACACAGCCGAGCTCCAGCACAGAATTGTCCTCGGGCCTCCAGTCATCAAGCCGCGACACTTATGCAGAAAGTGCGCTCTGGTACCAGGCACAGAGCCACCACAGTCTGCCCAACTCCTTGGTTTTTCAGAAAGCCCAGAGTGGATGCGTTTTCTCCGGTGTGAGGGAGAAAACACCAGACAGATATGCTCCACGGGGCCCCGATGTCATCCGGGCTAGTGATAGCCCTAAGAGAGGTGATAGCCCTTCCGTTTCAAAGAAGCAAATGGTAGCGAAATCCGAGGGAGATTCCTGCCATCTGCTATTCAAGGAGCGCTTAGCCGCACTCGGCAAGCTAAGGAGCACTGACGACTTACCGGTGAATCCACGGGCGGTGGACAGGAGGCATGCCCGGTGCAGCGCCGGCAAAGTCTCTGGGGCGAGCATTAACGAGAAAAGCAGGACGGCTGAAAGGCAGGGCGACCGCACTCCGTCGGAACACAAGCACACCAAGTACACAGGTTCCCTAGATGGAAAGTCTTACCCTAAAGCCAATCTCAGTAGCTATGCTTTGAAGTCCCCAGGCACCTGCCTGCCTTGTGAACCAGGAGCCAAGTCACTGCCATTGGGCTCTGTAGCTGCCAAGACTGAGATTGAGATGTCCTCCTCCAGAGTTCATGCAACTAAGCTCAAGGGTGGCATGCCGTCATCCAGCACAGAACCCCCTCACGTTCTACGCAACTATGTGAAGTGCGTACCTTCCCACAGTACCAGAACTACTCCTAGCCCTCAGAGCAGCCCAGCAAAGGTCTCATCAAAGTCCCCCTCCAGACCTGGCCAGGCTTCCTCCTATCCCCGAGGGAGCAAGCCTGCTCATGATGATCGTGGCTCTTCACAAAAGCAGGCATCACGGCCAGAAGACAGAGGCAAGCTAACCGGTAGTAAGAAAAGGAGTGCCGTCTACGCTGAAGGCCACCCGGCCTCACCTGCAAGGCAGTATGTTCCTGGGCCTCGATCTGCCATCGAGCAGAAAGTCATGAAGGGGATTGAGGAGAACATGCTGAAGTTGCAGGAGCAGGACCGAGGGCAGGGCGCCGAGGCCAAGCAGAAGGCCTCCAACGGCATTGCCAGCTGGTTCGGCCTGAGGAAGAGCAAGCTGCCGGCACTCAGCCGCAAACCCGACACATCCAAACCCAAGGAGGGGAAGCTCAGTGCGTCCTCCATGGGAAAGGATCCCAAAGCAGCCACCAAGAAGAAGCTGGAGGTGGAGAGCCTGAATATCTCCAAGCTGATGGAGAAGGCAGAGGACCTGCGGCGGGCCCTGGAGGAGGAGCGCGCTCTCATGAACGGGGTGGCCCTGGACCGTccagggagggggcactctTGTGAGGTAGTGATGGACCAGGCTCAGGGGCAGCTATCAGTCATGTATAGGGGGGTGACTTCTGACAACTTCATGCAGCAGTTGCTGAACAG GGTGGACGAGCGGGACACAAGCCACTTTGGTCTGGCACACCGGCGCCTCTCTTTTGACTCCAAGAAGTCCAGACCCCTTTTTATCCACCACAGAAGTGGCGGCATTCCTCACACCAAGAGTAATGAAGACATGGAGAAG GGCTCGGGCATGGTGAGAAAGGGTGAAATTACATCAGAGGAGAGCCTGGCTGAATCCGTCACCTCCCAGCACTTTGCAG GCTCCGCtgcctccacacacacactggacaGCGGCATCGGCACCTTCCCTCTACCCGACTATACGGGCAGCGCGCTGGGGATCCCGAGGGTGAAGCCCCATCAGGAGCGAGACACGCCGCGGCCAGGGACCAAGGCGTCCCGCCGGACCCGGACCCTGGAGCTGTCGGCTTTGGAGGAGGCTCCCCCGAGGGATGCAGAGCAGAACAGAGAAACGCTCTATGCCGCCGCCCTGGAGGAAAAGGCCACCGCTGCACCCCTGTCCTGCACCATCACAGGAG ATGACAGTACCGATGACGCCTTTGGAGCGCAGGTAGCCTCTTTACCCTCTAAGAACTGGACCTTTCCCAGCGTGAAAGCTCCTGCGGGCCAAGCAGAGGTGTACCTGGGTGTCGGGGAGGAGGTGCAGCTGGCCAGCCATGGGAGTCCCTTCAGACAG ATTCTGAAGCCCTCTGGCCCACCAGCCCCCACTGAAGCTGAGTCACAGAGCCTTTCACTACCTCCTCAGCAGGCACAGGGCCGCCGGGCCAAAGGTCGAGCTCCCAGCAGCCCTGAGGTGGCCAAGGAGGTGGGGCTGGAGCTGGGGAATGAGCGGCCAGACGGCGTGACGTCTGCCAGCCAGCCCCAGGTGCTGGAGACCCCGGAGTCGCCGAGCGACTCGCTGTACGACAGCCTTTCCTCCTGCGGCAGCCAGGGTTAA